One Nonomuraea angiospora DNA segment encodes these proteins:
- a CDS encoding hydroxypyruvate isomerase family protein encodes MKFAVNLSILLTDLPLLERPAAAAKAGFDAVELWWPFGVPDPAGAELAALRQAIEDAGVRLTGLNFDAGDMAAGERGLLARPDGSARFLANIDVAVRLAGELGCGVLNALYGNDPGTDRALAVANLRAAADAAASIGATVVVESLNSHENPKYPITSSQAAFELIDEVDRENVAFLADLYHLHRMGEDVLELIDRHSARFGHVQIADDPGRGRPGSGQMPYDEIFARLAAAGYQGHVGLEYRHEGPGAFDWRQA; translated from the coding sequence ATGAAATTCGCCGTCAACCTCTCCATTCTCCTCACCGACCTGCCGCTGCTGGAGCGGCCAGCGGCGGCGGCCAAGGCCGGGTTCGACGCGGTCGAGCTGTGGTGGCCGTTCGGCGTCCCCGACCCCGCGGGCGCCGAGCTGGCGGCGCTCCGGCAGGCGATCGAGGACGCCGGGGTGCGCCTGACCGGCCTCAACTTCGACGCGGGCGACATGGCCGCCGGTGAGCGCGGCCTGCTGGCCAGGCCGGACGGCTCCGCGCGGTTCCTGGCCAACATCGACGTGGCGGTCCGGCTGGCGGGCGAGCTCGGCTGCGGCGTGCTCAACGCCCTGTACGGCAACGATCCCGGCACCGACCGGGCCCTGGCCGTGGCGAACCTGCGCGCGGCGGCCGACGCGGCGGCCTCGATCGGCGCGACCGTGGTGGTCGAATCCCTCAACTCCCACGAGAACCCGAAATATCCGATCACGTCGTCGCAGGCGGCGTTCGAGCTGATCGACGAGGTGGACCGGGAGAACGTGGCCTTCCTGGCCGACCTCTACCACCTGCACCGGATGGGCGAGGACGTGCTGGAGCTCATCGACCGGCACAGCGCCAGGTTCGGTCATGTGCAGATCGCCGACGACCCCGGCAGGGGACGCCCCGGCAGCGGCCAAATGCCGTACGACGAGATCTTCGCCCGGCTGGCGGCGGCGGGCTACCAAGGCCACGTCGGCCTGGAGTACCGGCACGAGGGGCCGGGCGCGTTCGACTGGAGGCAGGCGTGA
- a CDS encoding NAD(P)-dependent oxidoreductase, with the protein MNIGFVGLGIMGSPMAANLLKAGHVVTGYDVSAERVEQLVGLGGKGASGVVDAVGGAEVVITMLPDSPQVEEVAPLIVEYGRPNLLYIDMSTIKPETSRWVAGRAAAAGVRAVDAPVSGGERGAIDGTLSIMVGGAAEDVEAARPVLGTLGTTVVHVGPAGAGQTVKAANQLVVGGIYGLVSEAIVLLEASGVDPLAGLDVLAGGLAGSRILELKRHTMVRREFNPGFRIDLHHKDMGIAVAAAREAGVSLPLTGQVAQLVAAARAQGHGSLDHSALLKVVERLNG; encoded by the coding sequence GTGAACATCGGCTTCGTCGGCTTGGGGATCATGGGCAGCCCGATGGCGGCCAACCTCCTCAAAGCCGGACATGTCGTGACCGGTTATGACGTGAGCGCCGAGCGGGTCGAGCAGCTCGTCGGCCTGGGCGGCAAGGGCGCCTCCGGCGTGGTCGACGCGGTCGGCGGCGCCGAGGTGGTGATCACGATGCTGCCCGACTCGCCGCAGGTGGAGGAGGTCGCGCCGCTGATCGTCGAGTACGGCCGCCCGAACCTGCTCTACATCGACATGAGCACCATCAAGCCCGAGACCTCCCGCTGGGTGGCCGGGCGGGCGGCGGCCGCCGGCGTACGGGCGGTGGACGCCCCCGTCAGCGGCGGCGAGCGCGGCGCGATCGACGGCACCCTGTCGATCATGGTGGGCGGCGCGGCCGAGGACGTCGAGGCGGCCCGGCCCGTCCTGGGCACCCTGGGCACGACCGTCGTGCACGTCGGCCCGGCCGGCGCGGGACAGACCGTCAAGGCGGCCAACCAGCTCGTCGTCGGCGGCATCTACGGGCTCGTGTCGGAGGCGATCGTGCTGCTCGAAGCCTCGGGCGTGGACCCCCTGGCGGGGCTGGACGTGCTCGCGGGCGGCCTGGCGGGCTCCAGGATCCTGGAGCTCAAGCGGCACACGATGGTCAGGCGGGAGTTCAACCCCGGCTTCCGGATCGACCTGCACCACAAGGACATGGGCATCGCCGTCGCCGCCGCCCGCGAGGCCGGGGTCAGCCTGCCGCTCACCGGGCAGGTCGCCCAGCTCGTGGCCGCGGCCAGGGCGCAGGGCCACGGCTCGCTCGACCACTCCGCCCTCCTGAAGGTCGTGGAAAGGCTCAACGGATGA
- the gcl gene encoding glyoxylate carboligase, which translates to MKRIPCMEAVVAVLESEGVDTVFGIPGAAILPLYAALQHSSIRHVTVRHEEGGTHAADGWSRVTGNVGVCIGTSGPAGTNMITGLYTALADSIPMICVTGQAVSSKLHQEAFQAVDIVEIARPVTKWAVQLKEPAQAPWVFREAFRIARSGRPGPVLIDLPVDVQRGTCLYDRELDAPLPVEEPAPLPNAIRRAVDLLAEARRPIILAGGGVIIADATDQLRALAEHLQVPVQVTLMGKGAFPEDHPLFAGMAGIQTQTRWGNAAFLESDLVLAVGARFGDRHTGDLDVYRRGRTFVHVDIEPTQIGRVFEPDLGIVGHARPVLAELLGEARRRGGPRQPGKWVRKVADLRRTMARRDDFDDVPIKPPRVFREINEYFGRDTTFVTAIGLYQIWSGQFQTTYLPRRYLVCGQAGPLGWEVPAAMGVKCAHPERQVVAVVGDYSFQFLMEEVAVAAQYRIPFVIVMINNEYLGLIRQAEIPYGMNYAVDLHYGEGGIDHVKAMEAFGCPARRVELPGDIRDALAWATAESARERLPVLVEVMVEREANAAMGPSLEAIKEFEPLPELITADWSD; encoded by the coding sequence ATGAAGCGCATCCCGTGCATGGAGGCCGTGGTGGCGGTGCTGGAGTCGGAGGGGGTGGACACCGTCTTCGGCATCCCGGGCGCGGCCATCCTGCCGCTCTACGCCGCGCTCCAGCACAGCTCGATCAGGCACGTCACCGTACGCCACGAGGAGGGCGGCACCCACGCGGCCGACGGCTGGTCCAGGGTGACCGGGAACGTCGGCGTCTGCATCGGCACCTCCGGCCCCGCCGGCACGAACATGATCACCGGCCTCTACACCGCCCTGGCCGACTCGATCCCCATGATCTGCGTCACCGGCCAGGCCGTCTCCTCCAAGCTGCACCAGGAGGCGTTCCAGGCGGTGGACATCGTGGAGATCGCCCGGCCGGTGACCAAGTGGGCGGTGCAGCTCAAGGAGCCGGCGCAGGCGCCGTGGGTGTTCAGGGAGGCGTTCAGGATCGCGCGGTCGGGGCGGCCCGGCCCGGTGCTCATCGACCTGCCGGTGGACGTGCAGCGCGGGACCTGCCTGTACGACCGGGAGCTGGACGCGCCGCTGCCCGTCGAGGAGCCCGCGCCGCTGCCCAACGCCATTCGCAGGGCCGTGGACCTGCTGGCCGAGGCCAGGCGGCCGATCATTCTGGCCGGCGGCGGCGTGATCATCGCGGACGCGACCGACCAGTTGCGCGCGCTGGCCGAGCACCTCCAGGTGCCCGTGCAGGTGACGCTCATGGGCAAGGGCGCCTTCCCCGAGGACCACCCGCTGTTCGCGGGCATGGCGGGCATCCAGACCCAGACGCGGTGGGGCAACGCCGCGTTCCTGGAGAGCGACCTGGTGCTGGCCGTCGGGGCCCGCTTCGGCGACCGGCACACCGGCGACCTCGACGTCTACCGCCGGGGCCGCACGTTCGTGCACGTGGACATCGAGCCCACGCAGATCGGCCGGGTCTTCGAGCCCGACCTGGGGATCGTCGGGCACGCCCGGCCCGTGCTGGCGGAGCTGCTGGGCGAGGCGCGCCGGCGCGGCGGGCCGCGGCAGCCCGGCAAGTGGGTGCGGAAGGTCGCCGACCTGCGCAGGACGATGGCCCGCCGCGACGACTTCGACGACGTGCCGATCAAGCCGCCCAGGGTGTTCAGGGAGATCAACGAGTATTTCGGCAGGGACACCACGTTCGTCACCGCCATCGGGCTCTACCAGATCTGGTCGGGCCAGTTCCAGACGACCTACCTGCCGCGCCGCTACCTGGTGTGCGGGCAGGCCGGGCCGCTGGGCTGGGAGGTGCCCGCGGCGATGGGCGTCAAGTGCGCGCACCCGGAGCGGCAGGTCGTGGCAGTGGTGGGCGACTACTCCTTCCAGTTCCTCATGGAGGAGGTGGCGGTGGCCGCCCAGTACCGGATCCCGTTCGTCATCGTCATGATCAACAACGAGTACCTGGGCCTCATCAGGCAGGCCGAGATCCCGTACGGCATGAACTACGCCGTGGACCTGCACTACGGAGAAGGCGGCATCGACCATGTCAAGGCCATGGAGGCGTTCGGCTGCCCGGCGCGCCGGGTGGAACTGCCGGGCGACATCCGGGACGCGCTGGCCTGGGCGACGGCGGAGTCGGCGCGGGAGCGGCTGCCCGTGCTGGTGGAGGTGATGGTGGAGCGCGAGGCCAACGCCGCCATGGGGCCCTCGCTGGAGGCGATCAAGGAGTTCGAGCCGCTGCCCGAGCTCATCACCGCCGACTGGTCCGACTGA
- a CDS encoding aldehyde dehydrogenase family protein, translated as MRLKPGTAWRDAYERCCSAAPEAFHDDRVLNHWGGIWHRDGRPVPGFSPLDGTAIAGLPRIDRAGAGRAVAGAVEEHRRWRHLPLAERKAMVSAAVESMAAHRDLLALLLVWEIGKPWKTACADVDRCLDGVRWYVAEIDRMVAGRMPLPGPVSNIASWNYPMSVLMHAMLVQALAGNAVIAKTPTDGGLCCLTLACALAVREGLPFTLVSGGGAELSPVLAGGRALGSVSFVGGRDAGAKVATSLADLGRRHVLEQEGLNCWGVWEYGDWELLTRQIRASFDYGKQRCTAYPRFVVQRSLFHEFLGAYLAAVESLRFGHPLAVADPDDPLPELDFGPLINASKAKELADQVDEAVARGGVPVHRASLDAGHFLPGQDISAYFAPTALLNPPRSSPLFHAEPFGPVDTIVLVDTEAELLAAMNASNGALVATLSCDEEETFHRLAPEVRAFKVGHNRPRSRGDREELFGGLGASWRGAFVGGELLVRASTVSSTGGPDGERLPGNFPHYTLLP; from the coding sequence ATGCGGCTCAAGCCGGGTACGGCCTGGCGGGACGCCTACGAACGGTGCTGTTCGGCGGCCCCCGAGGCATTCCACGACGACCGGGTGCTCAACCACTGGGGCGGCATCTGGCACCGCGACGGGCGCCCCGTGCCCGGCTTCTCGCCGCTGGACGGCACCGCCATCGCGGGCCTGCCCCGGATCGACCGGGCGGGCGCGGGACGGGCGGTGGCGGGCGCGGTGGAGGAGCACCGGCGCTGGCGGCACCTGCCGCTCGCCGAGCGCAAGGCGATGGTGTCGGCCGCCGTCGAGTCGATGGCCGCCCACCGCGACCTGCTGGCCCTGCTGCTGGTCTGGGAGATAGGCAAGCCGTGGAAGACGGCCTGCGCGGACGTGGACCGCTGCCTGGACGGCGTGCGCTGGTACGTGGCCGAGATCGACCGCATGGTCGCCGGCCGGATGCCGCTGCCCGGGCCCGTCAGCAACATCGCGAGCTGGAACTACCCGATGAGCGTGCTCATGCACGCCATGCTCGTGCAGGCGCTGGCCGGCAACGCGGTGATCGCCAAGACGCCCACGGACGGCGGCCTGTGCTGCCTGACGCTGGCCTGCGCGCTGGCGGTGCGTGAGGGCCTGCCGTTCACGCTGGTGAGCGGGGGAGGGGCGGAGCTGTCGCCGGTGCTGGCCGGCGGGCGGGCGCTGGGCAGCGTGTCGTTCGTGGGCGGCCGGGACGCGGGGGCCAAGGTGGCGACCTCGCTGGCCGACCTCGGGCGCCGGCACGTGCTGGAGCAGGAGGGGCTGAACTGCTGGGGCGTGTGGGAGTACGGCGACTGGGAGCTGCTCACGAGGCAGATCCGGGCGTCGTTCGACTACGGCAAGCAGCGGTGCACGGCCTATCCGCGGTTCGTGGTGCAGCGGTCGCTGTTCCACGAGTTCCTGGGGGCGTATCTGGCGGCGGTGGAGTCCCTGCGGTTCGGCCATCCGCTCGCGGTGGCCGATCCCGACGATCCGCTGCCGGAGCTGGACTTCGGGCCGCTGATCAACGCCTCCAAGGCCAAGGAGCTGGCCGATCAGGTGGACGAGGCGGTGGCCAGGGGCGGGGTGCCGGTGCACCGGGCGTCGCTCGATGCCGGACATTTCCTGCCGGGGCAGGATATTTCGGCGTATTTTGCGCCGACGGCGCTGCTCAACCCGCCCCGCTCCTCACCCCTCTTCCACGCCGAGCCGTTCGGGCCCGTGGACACCATCGTGCTGGTGGACACGGAGGCCGAGCTGCTGGCCGCCATGAACGCCAGCAACGGCGCCCTGGTGGCCACGCTGTCGTGCGACGAGGAAGAGACGTTCCACCGGCTGGCGCCGGAGGTGCGGGCGTTCAAGGTGGGGCACAACCGGCCGCGCTCGCGCGGCGACCGCGAGGAGCTGTTCGGCGGGCTCGGGGCATCCTGGCGCGGGGCGTTCGTCGGCGGCGAGCTGCTGGTGCGGGCCTCCACCGTGTCTTCCACCGGGGGCCCGGACGGCGAGCGCCTGCCGGGCAACTTCCCCCACTACACGCTGTTGCCCTAG
- a CDS encoding DUF6703 family protein: MAPDSKRPLPEGEQFFTPGATGLRKAVEQRSAVPMTYLFTQVPRWTAPTVLVVLLLAGFAVANPLGGVAVLPVIVFIGWLAYLSWPSLGIGGKVMRVAMLTFLVLLAATRFGFIAP; encoded by the coding sequence GTGGCCCCAGACAGCAAGCGCCCGCTTCCCGAGGGCGAGCAGTTCTTCACGCCGGGCGCGACCGGCCTGCGCAAGGCCGTCGAGCAGCGCAGCGCCGTGCCGATGACCTATCTGTTCACGCAGGTGCCCCGATGGACGGCGCCGACGGTGCTGGTGGTCCTGCTGCTGGCCGGGTTCGCCGTGGCCAACCCGCTGGGCGGCGTGGCCGTGCTGCCGGTGATCGTCTTCATCGGCTGGTTGGCGTACCTGTCGTGGCCGTCGCTGGGGATCGGCGGAAAGGTGATGCGGGTCGCCATGCTGACCTTCCTCGTGCTGCTGGCGGCGACCCGCTTCGGTTTCATAGCCCCCTAG
- a CDS encoding antibiotic biosynthesis monooxygenase family protein, which yields MLAVIRYTVPESQSQDFVKQGHTILDTFAAQPGYQRGRLARSVDEPNLWALVTEWEGAGFYRRALSAARMVMYPLMILMVNEPSAFEDVYTQEGA from the coding sequence GTGCTCGCCGTGATCCGATACACCGTTCCAGAGTCCCAGTCCCAAGATTTCGTCAAGCAGGGCCACACCATCCTTGACACGTTCGCCGCCCAGCCGGGCTACCAGCGGGGCAGGCTGGCCCGTTCGGTCGATGAGCCCAATCTGTGGGCCCTGGTGACGGAGTGGGAAGGCGCCGGTTTCTACCGCAGGGCGCTCTCCGCCGCCCGGATGGTGATGTATCCGCTGATGATTCTCATGGTCAACGAACCCAGTGCGTTCGAGGACGTTTACACGCAGGAAGGCGCTTAA
- a CDS encoding glycine--tRNA ligase, whose translation MARRTDVMDTIVSLAKRRGLVYPSSEIYGGLRASWDYGPLGVELKNNVKRQWWLSTVQSRDDVVGLDSSVVLAPEVWRASGHVETFTDPLTECLSCHKRFRADHLIEAYEEKNGKEPEGGLADITCPNCGNKGTFTEPRQFSGLLKTYLGPVEDESGLAYLRPETAQGIFINYLNVQQSARRKIPFGIGQIGKSFRNEITPGNFIFRTREFEQMEMEFFVKPGTDEEWHQYWIDERYRWYSDLGINKDNLRLYEHPKEKLSHYSKRTVDIEYRFNFTGSEWGELEGVANRTDFDLTAHSKASGTDLSFFEQDTGERYVPYVIEPAAGVDRATLTFLLDAYSEDEAPNAKGVMEKRTVMRLDHRLAPVKAAVLPLSRNADLSPKARDLAAQLRRRWNVEFDDAGAIGRRYRRQDEIGTPFCITVDFDTLEDQAVTIRERDSMAQERISIEGVESYLRQHLND comes from the coding sequence ATGGCACGACGCACCGACGTCATGGACACCATCGTCAGCCTCGCCAAACGCCGCGGGCTCGTATACCCGTCGAGCGAGATCTACGGCGGACTGCGCGCGTCGTGGGACTACGGTCCACTGGGTGTCGAGCTCAAGAACAACGTCAAGCGGCAGTGGTGGCTGTCGACGGTCCAGTCGCGCGACGACGTGGTGGGCCTCGACTCCAGCGTGGTGCTGGCCCCCGAGGTGTGGCGGGCCAGCGGTCACGTCGAGACCTTCACCGACCCGCTGACCGAGTGCCTCTCCTGCCACAAGCGCTTCCGCGCCGATCACCTGATCGAGGCGTACGAGGAGAAGAACGGCAAGGAGCCCGAGGGCGGCCTGGCCGACATCACCTGCCCCAACTGCGGCAACAAGGGCACCTTCACCGAGCCCAGGCAGTTCAGCGGCCTGCTCAAGACCTACCTCGGCCCGGTCGAGGACGAGTCGGGCCTGGCCTACCTGCGCCCCGAGACCGCGCAGGGCATCTTCATCAACTACCTCAACGTGCAGCAGTCGGCGCGCAGGAAGATCCCGTTCGGCATCGGCCAGATCGGCAAGTCGTTCCGCAACGAGATCACGCCGGGCAACTTCATCTTCCGCACCCGCGAGTTCGAGCAGATGGAGATGGAGTTCTTCGTCAAGCCGGGCACGGACGAGGAATGGCACCAATACTGGATCGACGAGCGCTACCGCTGGTACTCCGACCTGGGCATCAACAAGGACAACCTGCGCCTTTACGAGCACCCGAAGGAGAAGCTGTCCCACTACTCCAAGCGGACCGTCGACATCGAATACCGCTTCAACTTCACCGGCTCCGAGTGGGGTGAGCTCGAAGGCGTCGCCAACCGCACCGACTTCGACCTGACCGCCCACTCCAAGGCGTCGGGCACCGACCTGAGCTTCTTCGAGCAGGACACGGGGGAGCGCTACGTCCCCTACGTCATCGAGCCCGCGGCCGGTGTCGACCGCGCCACGCTGACGTTCCTGCTCGACGCCTACAGCGAGGACGAGGCCCCCAACGCCAAGGGCGTCATGGAGAAGCGCACGGTCATGCGGCTCGACCACCGGCTCGCGCCGGTCAAGGCCGCGGTGCTGCCGCTCTCGCGCAACGCCGACCTGTCGCCGAAGGCCCGCGACCTGGCCGCCCAGCTGCGCCGCCGGTGGAACGTCGAGTTCGACGACGCGGGCGCCATCGGCCGCCGCTACCGGCGCCAGGACGAGATCGGCACGCCGTTCTGCATCACGGTCGACTTCGACACGCTCGAGGACCAGGCGGTGACCATCCGCGAGCGCGACTCGATGGCCCAGGAGCGCATCTCCATCGAGGGCGTCGAGTCCTACCTGCGCCAGCACCTGAATGACTGA
- a CDS encoding DUF4190 domain-containing protein, whose amino-acid sequence MSYSSGGYPRGGNSSKATAALVLGILSLVMCGILSIVAVIVGHSAINEIDREGLEGRGLATAGLVLGYIALVLWGIGFLIYLT is encoded by the coding sequence TTGAGCTATTCGTCTGGCGGGTACCCCAGAGGGGGGAACAGCAGCAAGGCGACGGCGGCTCTGGTGCTGGGCATCCTGAGCTTGGTCATGTGCGGGATCCTGAGCATCGTCGCCGTGATTGTCGGGCACAGCGCGATAAACGAGATCGACCGGGAGGGGCTGGAAGGGCGAGGGCTCGCGACGGCGGGGTTGGTGCTCGGCTACATCGCTCTGGTGCTGTGGGGGATCGGCTTTCTCATCTATCTGACCTAG
- a CDS encoding AAA family ATPase, producing MTDPLLLERALFEVKRVIVGQDRMVERLLVAVLAKGHCLLEGVPGIAKTLAAETLATVVGGTFARIQFTPDLVPADIVGTRIYRPSTETFDVELGPVMVNLLLADEINRAPAKVQSALLEIMAERQVSIGGVSHDVPRPFLVLATQNPIESEGVYHLPEAQRDRFLMKIDVDYPSESEELAIVYRMSVDPPVPHAVLDAAQVVALQRRAEEVFVHHAVAEYAVRLVYATRDPDRFGVEDVRRLLAFGASPRATLGLLAAGRALALLRGRDYVLPEDVRDLAHDVMAHRLVLSFDALADGVVPRQIVDRVLAAVPLPVIAPQQQAQQQAQRQVQENEAVA from the coding sequence ATGACTGATCCCCTGCTGCTCGAACGGGCGTTGTTCGAGGTCAAGCGGGTGATCGTGGGTCAGGACCGCATGGTCGAGCGGCTGCTCGTGGCGGTGCTGGCCAAGGGCCACTGCCTGCTGGAAGGCGTGCCCGGCATCGCCAAGACGCTGGCCGCCGAGACCCTGGCCACCGTGGTCGGCGGCACGTTCGCCCGGATCCAGTTCACACCCGACCTGGTGCCCGCCGACATCGTCGGCACCAGGATCTACCGGCCGTCGACCGAGACCTTCGACGTCGAGCTCGGCCCGGTCATGGTCAATCTGCTGCTCGCCGACGAGATCAACCGGGCGCCCGCGAAGGTGCAGTCGGCGCTGCTGGAGATCATGGCCGAGCGGCAGGTCAGCATCGGCGGGGTCTCGCACGACGTGCCGAGGCCGTTCCTGGTGCTGGCCACCCAGAACCCGATCGAGTCCGAGGGCGTCTACCACCTGCCCGAGGCGCAGCGGGACCGCTTCCTCATGAAGATCGACGTGGACTATCCCAGCGAGTCGGAGGAGCTGGCGATCGTCTACCGCATGAGCGTGGACCCGCCCGTCCCGCACGCCGTGCTGGACGCCGCTCAGGTCGTCGCGCTCCAGCGGCGGGCCGAGGAGGTCTTCGTGCACCACGCGGTGGCCGAGTACGCCGTCCGCCTCGTCTACGCCACCCGCGATCCCGACCGGTTCGGGGTGGAGGACGTGCGGCGGCTGCTGGCGTTCGGGGCGAGCCCCAGGGCCACGCTCGGCCTGCTGGCGGCCGGGCGGGCGCTGGCACTCCTGCGGGGGCGCGACTACGTGCTGCCGGAGGACGTGCGCGACCTGGCGCACGACGTCATGGCGCACCGGCTCGTGCTCTCCTTCGACGCGCTGGCCGACGGGGTGGTCCCCAGGCAGATCGTGGACCGGGTGCTGGCGGCCGTCCCGCTGCCCGTCATCGCCCCCCAGCAGCAAGCCCAGCAGCAAGCCCAGCGGCAAGTTCAGGAGAACGAGGCCGTGGCATGA
- a CDS encoding DUF58 domain-containing protein yields the protein MRPYLMAEPALRRLELTITRRLDGLLQGEHLGLVPGPGSEPAETRPYQAGDDVRRMDWNVTARTNEPHVRDLVADRELEIWALLDATASMDFGTAAMEKRELAVSALAAVGFLTQRTGNRIGTHLLHGGGVRTLPARTGRPHLMALLQAAFALPRTPPGVAEPLLGVAADQLGRMVRRRGLVVVVSDFLDAPETWELPLRKLTARHQVLAVEVLDPRELTLPDVGILTLVDPETGRRREVATGSARLRRRYAQAAAEQRDAVAQALRRAAATHLRLRTDRDWVRDLVRHVMSQRRLAALARPSGGGGGVA from the coding sequence ATGAGACCGTACCTGATGGCCGAGCCCGCGCTGCGCCGGCTCGAGCTGACGATCACCAGGAGACTGGATGGACTGCTTCAGGGGGAGCATCTGGGGCTGGTCCCGGGTCCGGGGAGCGAGCCGGCGGAGACCCGGCCGTACCAGGCGGGCGACGACGTGCGGCGGATGGACTGGAACGTCACCGCCCGCACCAACGAGCCCCACGTCCGGGACCTGGTCGCCGACCGCGAGCTGGAGATCTGGGCGCTGCTCGACGCCACCGCCAGCATGGACTTCGGCACCGCGGCCATGGAGAAGCGGGAGCTGGCCGTGTCGGCGCTGGCGGCGGTCGGCTTCCTCACCCAGCGGACCGGCAACCGGATCGGCACCCACCTGCTGCACGGCGGCGGCGTCCGGACGCTGCCCGCCAGGACGGGCCGGCCGCACCTGATGGCGCTGCTGCAGGCGGCGTTCGCGCTGCCCCGCACCCCGCCCGGGGTGGCCGAGCCGCTGCTGGGCGTGGCCGCCGACCAGCTAGGCCGGATGGTACGGCGCCGCGGCCTGGTCGTGGTCGTGTCGGACTTCCTCGACGCGCCCGAGACCTGGGAGCTGCCGCTGCGCAAGCTCACCGCCAGGCACCAGGTGCTGGCCGTGGAGGTGCTCGACCCGCGCGAGCTGACGCTGCCCGACGTCGGGATCCTGACGCTGGTCGACCCGGAGACGGGGCGGCGGCGCGAGGTCGCCACGGGGAGCGCGCGGCTGCGCCGCAGGTACGCGCAGGCGGCGGCGGAGCAGCGGGACGCCGTCGCGCAGGCGCTGCGCCGGGCCGCGGCGACCCACCTGCGGCTGCGCACGGACCGGGACTGGGTGCGTGACCTGGTCCGGCACGTCATGAGCCAGCGCCGCCTGGCCGCCCTGGCCCGCCCCTCCGGGGGAGGAGGTGGTGTGGCGTGA
- a CDS encoding VWA domain-containing protein, whose product MTLLAPLWLLLLIPVAALALAYVVMALRSRTAYAVRFTNLDLLDKVAPRRPGWRRHVPAAALLLMFALLVIGFARPTAEVRVPRERATIMVAFDVSASMSATDVQPNRFEAAKQAARQFVAGLPERFNLGLVSFSSSASVAVPPTTDRQAVLGALDRLSTASGTAIGEAVYSSLDAIAALDSQEETPPAHIVLLSDGSNTTGRTVGDAAAAASGRGVPVTTIAYGTADGTIDISGREIPVPVDAPALRGLAEAAGGGFYEAASGDELQAVYEDIGTSVGYRTERQEVWMWFVAAGMAFALIAAVTSMLWFSRLP is encoded by the coding sequence GTGACGCTGCTCGCGCCCCTGTGGTTGCTGCTGCTCATCCCCGTGGCCGCGCTGGCCCTGGCGTACGTGGTCATGGCGTTGCGGAGCAGGACCGCGTACGCCGTCAGGTTCACCAACCTCGACCTGCTCGACAAGGTCGCCCCGAGGCGGCCGGGCTGGCGCAGGCACGTTCCCGCGGCGGCGCTGCTGCTGATGTTCGCCCTGCTCGTGATCGGTTTCGCGCGGCCGACGGCCGAGGTGCGGGTGCCGAGGGAGCGGGCGACGATCATGGTGGCGTTCGACGTGTCGGCGTCCATGAGCGCCACCGACGTCCAGCCCAACCGGTTCGAGGCGGCCAAGCAGGCGGCCCGGCAGTTCGTGGCGGGGCTGCCCGAACGGTTCAACCTGGGCCTGGTGTCGTTCTCCTCGTCGGCGTCCGTCGCCGTGCCGCCGACCACGGACCGGCAGGCGGTGCTGGGCGCGCTCGACCGGCTCAGCACCGCCTCGGGCACCGCCATCGGCGAGGCGGTCTACTCCTCGCTGGACGCCATCGCCGCGCTCGACTCGCAGGAGGAGACGCCGCCCGCGCACATCGTGCTGCTGTCCGACGGCTCCAACACCACGGGCCGCACGGTCGGCGACGCGGCCGCGGCGGCCTCCGGGAGGGGCGTGCCGGTCACGACCATCGCCTACGGCACGGCGGACGGCACGATCGACATCTCGGGACGCGAGATCCCGGTGCCGGTGGACGCTCCGGCGCTGCGCGGGCTGGCCGAGGCGGCCGGCGGCGGCTTCTACGAGGCGGCCAGCGGCGACGAGCTGCAGGCGGTCTACGAGGACATCGGCACGTCGGTCGGCTACCGGACCGAGCGGCAGGAGGTATGGATGTGGTTCGTGGCGGCGGGGATGGCCTTCGCGCTGATCGCGGCGGTGACGTCGATGTTGTGGTTCTCGAGGCTGCCATGA